From the Toxoplasma gondii ME49 chromosome VIIa, whole genome shotgun sequence genome, one window contains:
- a CDS encoding hypothetical protein (encoded by transcript TGME49_282020~Predicted trans-membrane domain (TMHMM2.0):52-75) — protein MKLTFLPEAHNVPDCGVAHPGHLPVEALAGQERETEIQAKGEQTNYRLLTTMLACVVLSSICFCCFTVFVIWSCAYQSPILGVQWSNAHDASYVGNGDATRSSEILNSTGYRDEGEVHSSVSSSPFTPLETGPRPFVSIWEINTIPLFAVQNMGALSLRWGDDSTLKMTEMILQVTGISRSGSDLNSIGTNNVGATTIFLAGGSTFVVEGERAVLYNSDGNVVKSMTKVVNPSQDRDEGRNIPPEEEGTIQFLGVRRLEQKPGGIFGKPKQTGFAPAMLPNGPPPQPLGPPASFMDAYCRYGCGGMSVTFPYYYRPFFGYGYPLVGTEAMFPQGYGGYPAAPLLASQGGASAIMGASGPVLAGGVPATALGVPGMGAANVVGGVQPVAVALPLR, from the exons ATGAAGCTTACCTTTCTCCCAGAAGCCCACAATGTGCCCGATTGTGGCGTCGCCCACCCCGGACATCTTCCTGTGGAAGCTCTCGCTggccaggagagagagacagaaattCAG GCAAAAGGGGAGCAAACTAACTATAGACTGCTGACTACCATGCTGGCTTGCGTCGTTCTGTCAAGTatctgcttctgctgctttaCCGTTTTCGTCATCTGGAGCT GCGCGTATCAATCACCAATCCTTGGCGTCCAGTGGTCGAATGCCCATGACGCCAGCTACGTAGGGAATGGAGATGCTACACGCTCGTCAGAAATTCTGAATTCCACAGGCTATAGGGACGAAGGTGAAGTTCATTCCTCCGTGTCTTCATCACCCTTCACACCCCTCGAAACTGGCCCTCGCCCGTTTGTGTCAATCTGGGAAATCAACACGATACCACTTTTTGCAGTCCAAAACATGGGAGCGTTGTCGCTTCGGTGGGGAGATGACTCTACTCTGAAAATGACGGAAATGATTCTGCAGGTTACCGGAATTTCTCGCTCTGGATCTGACTTGAATTCAATTGGCACGAACAATGTTGGGGCCACGACGATTTTCTTGGCTGGAGGGTCCACGTTTGTCGTGGAAGGCGAACGCGCCGTATTATATAACTCAGATGGAAATGTTGTGAAATCAATGACCAAAGTTGTTAATCCTTCACAAGACAGGGACGAAGGACGAAACATACCCcccgaagaggaaggaacgaTCCAGTTCTTAGGTGTGAGGCGGTTGGAGCAGAAACCCGGAGGCATCTTCGGAAAGCCTAAGCAAACAGGATTCGCTCCTGCCATGCTCCCTAATGGGCCGCCTCCGCAGCCTCTGGGACCACCCGCAAGCTTCATGGATGCTTACTGTCGATATGGATGCGGAGGCATGTCAG TGACGTTCCCTTACTACTACCGGCCCTTCTTTGGGTACGGCTACCCATTAGTAGGAACAGAAGCTATGTTCCCCCAAGGATATGGCGGTTACCCTGCTGCTCCCCTTCTGGCATCACAAGGTGGTGCTTCGGCCATAATGGGCGCCTCAGGACCTGTTTTGGCAGGCGGAGTGCCCGCAACAGCTCTCGGAGTGCCTGGCATGGGCGCTGCTAATGTTGTCGGTGGAGTTCAGCCGGTCGCCGTTGCCTTACCACTGCGATAA